Proteins co-encoded in one Leucobacter exalbidus genomic window:
- a CDS encoding AAA family ATPase has protein sequence MEIESITVQADYCFGEQPLRLGDLKKVNFIFAPNGAGKSTISSMLARQPSDAAQRATWDVARTNLPIRVFNEAYRSRVLTERVNGIFTMGDTSKTINDEIDALKDEIRDRTSKRNQWRIEIGPGSDDKAPKGLLGDIENYRVAARKSIFSAHKDIDESVVPLVFEGFRNNQDKFFNEARKRFGEIQSLNSEVDWEPIKTRAQSLSSGKKIRVSLPDITTVSLISADDVAEVSSKSSHGQGGKFAELIQHLKNEDWVSKGRDYVDEAQGKCPFCQNQAPANLEHDLAQYFEGGFDAALQGSLKIESAVKLVAAKLEGEISALEIALSEDTEVEEEEFSPAISRVREAAKLLLAELRERSAHPTQPITVSDVDGVVSELAKLVDDENEKIEQHKQIVENASVERGKLVADGWVAFLSGTAVSNELKKLNGIEAKKQKEITGLRTKITESEHEDALANPKIDDLQKSISNTSDVADKINKLLKAMGFHRFSLSSAGDSSGGYRIVREDGSPAFDSLSEGEKSFICFAYFWESLFGSEVASGVPEDVVAVIDDPISSLDSDALFMIAAYIRDAANLAIKGTTNLRQLIVLTHNTQFHHEAAYTADRKSKQRRYFRLVKDLDGFTTVRDDEYKSKIRGSYPLLWHSVVEAAQTEDESDLVRVGVFNIVRRILEGYFKTIGNVKDFDRPSNASPIEERVVSQFHVWANSGSHTIADDIDQTIDVGRTKDFLRLFKQYFDVQGHGAHFDMMVVASDGESLLESDQLFARL, from the coding sequence GTGGAAATTGAGTCAATCACCGTCCAGGCCGACTATTGCTTCGGAGAGCAACCACTACGGCTCGGTGACCTCAAGAAGGTCAACTTCATCTTCGCACCAAATGGCGCAGGCAAGTCAACAATCTCAAGCATGCTGGCCAGACAGCCAAGTGATGCGGCCCAAAGAGCGACCTGGGATGTAGCACGTACGAATCTTCCGATTCGAGTGTTCAACGAGGCTTACCGATCACGAGTTCTTACCGAGCGAGTTAATGGCATATTCACTATGGGAGACACATCAAAGACGATTAATGACGAAATCGACGCGCTGAAAGACGAAATCAGGGATCGCACCAGCAAACGCAACCAGTGGCGCATAGAGATTGGTCCAGGATCCGACGACAAGGCCCCGAAAGGCCTGCTTGGGGACATAGAAAACTACCGAGTCGCTGCTCGCAAATCGATCTTCAGTGCTCACAAAGATATTGACGAATCTGTAGTTCCTCTAGTTTTCGAGGGATTTCGAAACAATCAAGACAAGTTCTTTAACGAGGCGCGCAAACGTTTCGGCGAGATACAGTCCTTAAACTCAGAAGTTGACTGGGAGCCGATCAAGACACGCGCCCAAAGCTTGAGCAGCGGCAAAAAGATACGTGTGAGTCTCCCCGACATTACGACGGTCAGTTTGATATCTGCGGACGATGTCGCCGAGGTTTCCAGCAAGAGCTCGCACGGCCAAGGTGGAAAGTTCGCAGAACTCATCCAGCATCTAAAGAACGAAGACTGGGTCAGTAAGGGTCGAGACTACGTAGATGAAGCGCAAGGGAAGTGCCCGTTTTGTCAGAACCAAGCACCTGCAAATCTCGAGCATGACTTAGCTCAGTATTTCGAGGGCGGGTTCGATGCGGCACTTCAAGGTTCACTCAAGATTGAAAGCGCTGTAAAACTTGTCGCTGCAAAGCTCGAGGGTGAGATCTCCGCGTTAGAAATTGCGTTGAGCGAGGATACGGAGGTCGAGGAAGAGGAATTCAGTCCTGCGATCTCGCGTGTTCGCGAAGCCGCGAAGCTCCTTCTCGCTGAACTGCGAGAGAGAAGCGCACACCCGACACAGCCGATCACTGTTTCTGATGTGGATGGTGTTGTATCTGAACTTGCGAAGCTCGTTGATGATGAGAACGAGAAGATCGAGCAACACAAACAGATCGTTGAGAATGCCAGCGTCGAGCGCGGCAAACTCGTCGCCGACGGGTGGGTGGCGTTCCTGTCTGGCACCGCCGTTAGCAACGAGCTGAAAAAGTTAAACGGGATTGAAGCAAAAAAGCAAAAGGAAATCACCGGGCTGCGGACCAAAATTACGGAAAGCGAGCACGAGGACGCTCTAGCAAATCCGAAGATAGACGACCTTCAAAAATCTATTTCCAACACGAGCGATGTCGCCGACAAGATCAACAAGCTACTCAAAGCGATGGGTTTCCACCGCTTCAGCCTAAGCAGCGCCGGTGATTCCAGCGGTGGCTATCGGATAGTCCGCGAAGATGGCAGCCCTGCATTTGATTCTCTCTCCGAAGGCGAGAAGTCCTTCATTTGCTTCGCCTATTTTTGGGAATCACTCTTCGGTAGCGAAGTGGCCAGCGGCGTACCTGAAGATGTTGTGGCCGTCATAGACGATCCGATCTCCAGCCTAGACAGCGACGCCCTTTTCATGATCGCCGCGTACATCCGCGATGCCGCGAATCTAGCCATAAAGGGAACCACCAATCTCCGCCAACTCATTGTTTTGACGCACAACACACAGTTTCATCATGAGGCTGCCTACACTGCAGATCGGAAATCGAAACAACGCCGTTATTTCAGGCTTGTGAAGGATCTGGATGGGTTCACCACAGTCCGTGACGACGAATACAAATCCAAGATCCGCGGTAGCTATCCCCTTCTCTGGCATTCAGTTGTTGAGGCTGCGCAAACCGAAGACGAATCAGATTTGGTACGTGTTGGCGTATTCAATATCGTCAGAAGAATTCTCGAAGGGTACTTCAAGACAATAGGAAACGTAAAGGATTTTGATCGGCCCAGCAACGCATCACCGATCGAAGAGCGAGTGGTTTCCCAGTTTCATGTCTGGGCTAACTCAGGGTCGCACACCATCGCGGACGACATAGACCAGACGATTGACGTCGGACGCACTAAAGACTTCCTCAGGCTGTTTAAGCAGTATTTCGACGTTCAGGGCCATGGGGCTCACTTCGACATGATGGTGGTAGCAAGTGATGGTGAGAGTCTCTTGGAGTCGGATCAGCTGTTTGCTCGGTTATGA
- a CDS encoding HEAT repeat domain-containing protein, which translates to MLIDRCAIEPDFYVRDMLTWALIRNDASAVAERLLTELGSDVTQARAQALHTLSKLGHPDTWPAITSALLQDEDDEVARAAWRTAAGLVPSGGEADLAETLSTQFNRGDREVQLSLSRAFAALGEGATAVVERATTDSDTGVRAHALATEILMQDPDEAFDAAIAEARRVVALRDSPVVKD; encoded by the coding sequence GTGCTGATTGACCGGTGCGCGATCGAACCGGACTTCTATGTGCGTGACATGCTGACGTGGGCACTGATCCGCAATGACGCGTCGGCAGTGGCCGAACGGCTGCTAACGGAGCTAGGCTCCGACGTCACACAAGCGCGGGCCCAGGCCCTTCATACTCTATCGAAGCTTGGACACCCTGACACTTGGCCCGCAATCACCTCGGCGCTCTTGCAGGACGAGGATGACGAGGTCGCTCGCGCCGCGTGGCGCACGGCTGCCGGATTGGTTCCCTCTGGCGGAGAAGCTGATCTGGCCGAGACTTTGTCAACGCAGTTCAACCGTGGAGATCGGGAGGTTCAGCTGAGCCTCAGCCGCGCGTTCGCCGCTTTGGGAGAGGGCGCGACGGCGGTCGTCGAGCGAGCAACGACCGACTCTGACACAGGGGTGCGTGCGCATGCGCTGGCAACCGAAATACTCATGCAAGATCCTGACGAAGCGTTCGATGCCGCGATTGCAGAAGCACGTCGAGTCGTTGCTCTTCGCGATTCGCCAGTTGTGAAGGATTGA
- a CDS encoding HEAT repeat domain-containing protein: MLIGEVSEQSGISARMLRHYDKIGLVSPTGRTHGGYRQYSEQDVQRLFHVECLRSLGLNLQEVAKALGDLAFDPAPLVEQMITRTRTRVAEEEELLRRLNQVHRSSPAAWSDVLRTIGLVRGLEVDDPSARQRLALALTGEGQADVPSLTEAALSELDPNAAGALYWAIARNGDKAIPILAEALSSPDAGRRGRAVEALEKINSPRALAALGDAFQHSDPLVSGRAVLARGTRGDTDVIPDLVALIIDGRYDIEAADALGVLAAEDSCADGIVRAIVAGLSEAPVAARQRLTATLAEIPGSAAEATLTALVNDSDRGVALTATSVVRARR; this comes from the coding sequence ATGCTTATCGGCGAGGTCTCCGAGCAGTCCGGGATCAGCGCCCGAATGCTACGTCACTACGACAAGATCGGGCTCGTATCGCCCACCGGACGGACGCACGGCGGGTATCGGCAGTACTCAGAGCAAGACGTTCAACGCCTCTTCCACGTAGAGTGTCTCCGCTCTCTCGGATTGAATCTGCAAGAGGTCGCAAAAGCGCTCGGAGACCTCGCGTTCGATCCGGCACCCTTGGTCGAACAGATGATCACCCGCACACGCACCCGCGTTGCCGAAGAGGAGGAGCTGCTGCGCAGACTAAACCAGGTACACAGGAGCAGCCCCGCCGCATGGTCCGACGTGCTGCGCACCATCGGACTGGTGCGAGGACTCGAAGTCGACGACCCGTCAGCGCGACAACGCCTCGCCCTTGCGCTAACCGGCGAGGGGCAAGCGGACGTCCCGTCCCTCACCGAAGCAGCGCTGAGCGAACTCGATCCCAACGCTGCGGGTGCTCTCTACTGGGCAATCGCGCGGAACGGTGATAAGGCAATCCCGATTCTTGCGGAGGCATTGAGCTCACCTGACGCCGGGCGACGAGGCCGCGCAGTCGAGGCACTGGAGAAGATTAACTCCCCCCGTGCTCTCGCTGCGCTTGGCGACGCCTTCCAACACTCCGACCCGTTGGTTAGCGGGCGAGCCGTGCTCGCACGCGGCACCCGCGGTGACACGGATGTCATTCCCGATCTGGTCGCCCTCATCATCGATGGCCGCTACGACATCGAAGCCGCGGATGCCCTTGGCGTGCTGGCAGCAGAGGACAGTTGTGCGGATGGCATTGTTCGTGCGATTGTCGCCGGACTTTCAGAAGCACCAGTCGCCGCTCGCCAACGCTTGACGGCTACACTCGCGGAGATTCCCGGGTCGGCGGCTGAAGCTACGCTCACCGCCCTCGTCAATGACTCTGACCGCGGCGTCGCTCTGACCGCGACCTCCGTCGTCCGCGCGCGCCGATGA
- a CDS encoding formylglycine-generating enzyme family protein: MPTFDLRPLTAGQVELHDARRKRRWTVDLEPFAIGAVPVTTAQYAQLMGNRESGSESPLVDITWLEAIKFCNAASMKEDLAPAYFFEADEVIWQTNASGYRLPTEAEWEYACRAGTVGSQYGPLDAIAWTSNDKLENPKEVGQKEPNAFGLRDTLGNVWEWCWDLLDPARYGDYRVFRGGGFADKPWSVRASTRRGGAPGMSHPDLGLRLARGAYDDALAAQGWSSAADSERGKIAGMLPSGWTPRRH, translated from the coding sequence ATGCCTACCTTTGACCTTCGTCCGTTAACGGCCGGACAAGTGGAATTGCATGACGCTCGACGGAAACGCCGCTGGACCGTCGACCTAGAACCTTTTGCGATTGGGGCTGTCCCCGTCACCACCGCTCAATACGCGCAGCTGATGGGTAATAGAGAATCGGGTTCGGAATCGCCGCTGGTAGATATTACGTGGTTGGAAGCCATCAAGTTTTGCAATGCGGCCTCGATGAAAGAAGATCTTGCCCCTGCATACTTCTTCGAAGCAGACGAGGTGATTTGGCAGACCAACGCTTCTGGGTATCGGCTGCCCACCGAAGCCGAATGGGAATATGCGTGCCGAGCTGGCACTGTGGGGTCACAGTATGGACCCCTCGATGCCATCGCTTGGACATCGAACGACAAGCTGGAGAACCCGAAAGAAGTTGGTCAAAAAGAGCCCAATGCATTCGGGCTTCGCGACACTCTTGGAAACGTCTGGGAATGGTGCTGGGATTTGCTAGATCCTGCCCGCTACGGAGATTACCGGGTCTTCCGAGGAGGAGGCTTTGCTGACAAGCCGTGGAGTGTCCGGGCCTCGACGCGCCGAGGCGGTGCACCTGGAATGAGCCACCCAGACCTTGGCCTGCGGTTGGCACGCGGTGCATATGATGATGCTCTGGCAGCTCAAGGATGGTCATCGGCGGCAGACTCTGAACGTGGAAAGATCGCTGGCATGCTGCCATCTGGATGGACACCTAGGCGACACTAA
- a CDS encoding recombinase family protein → MALVGLVRVNAKGQDTARQHDALDQICVKVFEEKVSGSLKLDKRPGLQAALEYIRPGDMLAVQEVDRLGRNLIEGLIVLEDLFKQGILVKVLEGIAAGEHKERSFLLDLAFALAEDRRRDIVKKTKSGLEAARTRGKVGGRPRVVDEDKRTVILARREKGESIRAIAKAVGVSVGTVSGALKEAPLEESEVA, encoded by the coding sequence ATGGCACTGGTAGGACTTGTACGAGTAAACGCCAAGGGTCAAGACACTGCCCGGCAGCACGACGCGCTGGACCAGATCTGTGTCAAGGTCTTCGAGGAGAAGGTCAGCGGGAGCCTGAAGCTGGACAAGCGACCGGGGCTGCAGGCGGCGCTTGAGTACATCCGGCCCGGCGACATGCTCGCTGTACAAGAGGTCGACAGGCTTGGGCGCAACCTCATCGAGGGCCTGATCGTCTTGGAGGATCTATTCAAGCAGGGCATCCTCGTCAAGGTGCTCGAAGGCATTGCCGCTGGGGAGCACAAGGAGCGTAGCTTCCTGCTCGACCTCGCGTTCGCGCTGGCCGAAGACCGCCGCCGCGACATCGTGAAGAAGACCAAGAGTGGCCTGGAAGCAGCACGCACGCGAGGGAAGGTCGGAGGCCGTCCCCGTGTGGTCGACGAGGACAAGCGAACAGTAATCCTGGCTCGTCGGGAAAAGGGCGAGTCGATCCGAGCGATTGCTAAGGCCGTCGGCGTCTCTGTCGGCACTGTGTCTGGTGCCCTCAAGGAAGCACCCCTGGAAGAAAGCGAGGTCGCCTGA
- a CDS encoding DUF4365 domain-containing protein, producing MTEARTKQRQRRHISADSGVDIVKRKLPRSWVVREMSPDYGLDLHVEVFGPDPTDPESANTLGEHFYIQVKATEQIELHKHVVRSRGNVTKLDPAPNDGTPMTIRVAKFTLDTETLLTVETMGAAIPVLLCYVDLKTEDVYYVCLNDYLAKVLLPTNPAYQEQNTATVYIPSWNQLDQHDPSFSYIGLLARRGKYYSAFNTFAYQLKELDNALFRAGIPEPNSPVVVPPRELLTLVRLFLRADLRLAIWDKIDGSYWSPLEDVQSDLKTLQDTLPKVGAAIPAIELTEYMSALHIGFSRAVNLGRMYEELVREWRQPTYLAAGLDRNPAQAVNPPEWPE from the coding sequence ATGACGGAAGCTCGAACCAAACAACGACAAAGGCGACATATCAGCGCAGACAGCGGTGTCGACATCGTCAAACGCAAGCTCCCTCGCTCGTGGGTTGTCCGGGAGATGAGCCCCGATTATGGCCTTGACTTGCACGTTGAAGTGTTTGGTCCAGATCCGACCGATCCCGAAAGCGCGAACACACTCGGCGAACATTTCTATATCCAAGTAAAAGCCACGGAGCAGATCGAGCTCCATAAACACGTCGTACGCAGTCGGGGAAATGTTACAAAGCTTGACCCTGCCCCCAACGACGGCACTCCGATGACGATCAGGGTCGCGAAGTTCACACTCGACACAGAAACACTTCTGACAGTTGAGACAATGGGTGCCGCTATTCCAGTTCTCCTTTGCTACGTCGATCTGAAGACTGAAGACGTCTATTACGTTTGTCTCAATGACTACTTAGCCAAAGTGTTGCTGCCCACCAATCCGGCATATCAGGAGCAAAACACGGCTACTGTCTACATCCCGTCGTGGAACCAGCTAGACCAGCACGATCCAAGCTTTTCGTATATCGGACTGCTTGCACGTAGAGGCAAGTATTATTCAGCGTTCAATACGTTTGCATATCAGCTCAAAGAGCTCGATAATGCTTTGTTTCGCGCCGGCATCCCTGAACCGAACTCGCCTGTAGTCGTTCCACCGAGAGAGCTTCTCACCCTGGTGAGGCTGTTTCTTCGAGCTGATCTTCGACTTGCGATCTGGGACAAAATCGATGGATCATACTGGTCGCCTCTGGAGGATGTGCAATCTGACCTAAAGACTCTGCAAGATACTCTCCCAAAGGTGGGCGCTGCGATACCTGCAATCGAATTGACGGAGTACATGAGCGCGTTGCACATTGGCTTCTCACGCGCAGTCAACCTTGGGCGCATGTATGAGGAATTGGTCCGGGAGTGGCGGCAGCCCACTTACCTTGCGGCCGGCTTGGACCGCAACCCAGCACAGGCAGTCAATCCGCCGGAATGGCCCGAATAG
- a CDS encoding ATP-binding protein yields MNGIQAIDVRFPEDSAGRGRLTVQIHRETQGVFDLNAESRGRSPMRVITGFSVVDNGVGFTPDNMTSFETLDSDYKAGIGCRGVGRLLWLVAFDRVEVRSAYYDGGLLSGRQFKFSIAQDVVQGVSPEGLTDSGTTVRLDGFKKAYQQSAAKSAEAIAREIFEHCIWYFLRDGGAPDVVVKDDDEAYSLKDFVEELGYTETTASFEVKGQTFTMLNLRLKTSARNATPRLHWCAANRVVKDESIAGKLPGLYARMKDSASGEFTYVCYLSSAFLDDHVRADRTDFDLPDRLPGEAILNEPTLNDIRTGVLKEVAKTLAEPLASAQTASKERINHFVSTKGPKFRPLMKRIESAGIVVDPSMKDTDLELELHKHAQKIETELLAEGQAVFAVSSGKKPEGYDKRLAKYVETLTELNQSDLANYVARRRTTLDILEELIRSGEDGKYAREDSIHELLFPMRKDSNDVGMDASNLWILDERLVFHDYLASDKSLKSIVITGDESMKRPDIVVSRPIQPDLPVLTSDRQNPPLNSIVVVELKRPMRNDAAEGENPIDQCLDYVERIREGKTKTAMGRPIPSSPQEPPAFCYVIADLTPTMVSRCKKSNLTKTHDGLGYFGYNEPYKAYIEVISFDGLVNGAKERNRAFFDRLGLPSS; encoded by the coding sequence GTGAACGGCATCCAGGCGATCGACGTCCGGTTCCCCGAAGATAGTGCCGGTCGAGGTCGACTAACCGTCCAGATCCATCGTGAGACTCAAGGGGTGTTCGACCTTAATGCCGAATCTCGTGGTCGTTCACCGATGAGGGTCATTACCGGTTTCAGCGTCGTGGATAACGGCGTCGGATTCACCCCCGACAACATGACGTCGTTCGAGACACTCGACAGCGACTATAAGGCAGGCATTGGTTGTCGTGGAGTGGGGCGGCTCCTGTGGCTCGTGGCGTTCGACCGCGTCGAGGTTCGTAGCGCGTACTACGACGGTGGCTTGCTCTCTGGTCGGCAGTTCAAATTTTCGATTGCCCAGGACGTCGTTCAGGGCGTCTCGCCCGAAGGATTGACTGATTCCGGTACAACCGTGCGACTCGACGGTTTTAAGAAGGCCTACCAGCAGAGCGCAGCGAAGTCCGCCGAGGCAATCGCTCGGGAGATCTTCGAACACTGCATCTGGTATTTTCTCCGCGATGGCGGAGCTCCTGACGTGGTCGTTAAGGACGACGACGAAGCTTACTCGCTCAAAGACTTCGTCGAAGAACTTGGGTACACAGAGACCACGGCTTCTTTCGAGGTCAAAGGGCAGACGTTTACAATGCTTAACCTCCGTCTGAAGACCTCGGCCCGCAACGCCACGCCCCGCTTGCATTGGTGTGCCGCGAACCGCGTTGTGAAGGACGAGAGCATCGCTGGCAAGCTTCCTGGGCTCTACGCTCGTATGAAGGACAGCGCCTCAGGCGAGTTTACCTACGTCTGTTATTTGTCTTCAGCCTTCCTTGACGACCACGTCAGGGCCGACCGCACTGATTTTGACCTGCCAGATCGTTTGCCGGGCGAAGCCATCCTCAACGAGCCAACGCTCAATGACATCCGTACAGGTGTCCTGAAAGAGGTTGCGAAGACCCTTGCCGAGCCACTGGCGTCAGCGCAGACCGCGAGCAAAGAGCGAATCAACCACTTCGTGAGCACGAAGGGGCCCAAGTTCCGCCCTCTCATGAAGCGCATCGAATCGGCCGGGATCGTCGTGGACCCGTCAATGAAGGACACCGACCTCGAGCTGGAGCTCCACAAGCACGCCCAGAAGATTGAGACCGAGTTACTGGCCGAGGGCCAGGCCGTGTTTGCCGTATCGAGTGGCAAGAAGCCCGAAGGCTATGACAAACGTCTTGCCAAGTACGTCGAGACCCTCACCGAGCTCAACCAGTCGGACCTGGCCAACTATGTCGCGCGACGTCGCACCACGCTCGACATTCTTGAGGAGCTCATCCGATCGGGCGAAGATGGCAAGTACGCCCGTGAAGATTCCATTCACGAGTTACTTTTCCCGATGCGAAAAGACTCGAACGATGTCGGGATGGACGCGTCGAATCTCTGGATTTTGGACGAGCGGCTCGTCTTTCATGACTACCTCGCGTCCGACAAATCGCTCAAGAGCATAGTTATCACTGGGGATGAGTCCATGAAGCGTCCAGACATCGTGGTGTCTCGGCCGATCCAACCGGACTTGCCGGTGCTCACTTCTGACCGCCAAAATCCGCCGCTGAATTCGATCGTCGTCGTCGAACTCAAACGTCCGATGCGCAATGATGCGGCCGAAGGGGAGAACCCGATCGATCAGTGCTTGGACTACGTCGAACGTATTCGTGAGGGTAAAACGAAGACCGCGATGGGGAGGCCGATCCCGTCAAGTCCGCAGGAGCCGCCTGCGTTCTGCTATGTGATTGCCGATCTCACTCCGACGATGGTGAGTCGATGCAAGAAGTCCAACTTGACCAAGACCCACGACGGGCTCGGGTACTTCGGTTACAACGAGCCTTACAAGGCGTATATCGAAGTCATCAGTTTCGACGGCCTTGTCAATGGAGCGAAAGAACGAAACCGAGCGTTTTTTGACAGGTTGGGGTTGCCGTCCAGCTAG
- a CDS encoding DNA-processing protein DprA, translated as MTSTLGIDPGTHALIRTIWEAHGTDHVEPDPAAPEAIDPQASATEPVSSRVAEVFARATWARLIEPGDAIAGHLIATLGAVAALETVIAGTLDTGSRAPASLDIDPAAFVKGIARWRPRLDKNATLHDLASAAETHTRLLIPGDPHWPDSLNDLGYHAPVVLWARGRTELLSEISLAVVGARANTGYGAHITAEITDGVCAAGATIVSGAVYILYPKLCCCFQRKEKFGVAQCFLNFCF; from the coding sequence ATGACCAGCACACTCGGCATCGACCCGGGCACCCACGCCCTGATCCGGACCATCTGGGAAGCCCACGGCACAGACCATGTTGAGCCCGACCCCGCAGCTCCTGAAGCGATCGACCCGCAAGCCTCAGCGACTGAACCGGTGTCCAGCCGTGTGGCCGAGGTCTTTGCCCGCGCCACCTGGGCGCGACTCATCGAACCCGGTGACGCCATCGCCGGTCACCTCATCGCCACACTGGGCGCCGTCGCCGCCCTCGAGACCGTCATCGCGGGCACACTCGATACAGGCTCCCGCGCCCCAGCGTCCCTCGACATCGACCCCGCAGCGTTCGTCAAGGGGATCGCCAGGTGGCGCCCCCGGCTGGATAAGAACGCCACCCTCCACGACCTGGCAAGCGCCGCCGAAACCCACACACGCCTCCTCATTCCCGGCGACCCCCACTGGCCAGACAGTCTCAACGACCTCGGATACCACGCCCCCGTCGTACTGTGGGCGCGCGGCCGCACCGAACTGCTGTCTGAGATCTCGCTCGCCGTCGTCGGCGCACGGGCAAACACCGGGTACGGGGCACACATCACCGCAGAAATCACCGACGGCGTGTGCGCCGCCGGCGCCACCATCGTCTCGGGCGCCGTCTATATTCTGTACCCCAAATTATGTTGTTGCTTCCAAAGGAAAGAGAAATTTGGGGTCGCCCAATGCTTTCTCAACTTTTGCTTTTGA